From a region of the Halanaerobium hydrogeniformans genome:
- a CDS encoding mechanosensitive ion channel family protein: protein MNDVAGGLESVVAAYGMQLLLAVVFLLIGLWVIKFALKIMEKNIQGKFDRTLTSFLLSMSRAILLILLFLSIASTLGFEVTSFIAILGAAGFAVGFALQGSLSNFAGGVLLLIFRPFTAGDMIEVAGYKGKVQEIELLYTIITSPDNKKIYVPNSNISTNSITNFSALDKRRVDLSFGVGYDDDINEVKEVIKKVVSEHELILKEPAPIIRLGEHAGSSLNFDVKVWVSPTDYWNVYYDLHEELKYAFDEAGFNIPYPQIDVHFDEGVKM, encoded by the coding sequence ATGAATGATGTTGCTGGTGGTTTAGAATCGGTCGTCGCAGCTTATGGTATGCAGTTGTTGTTAGCAGTTGTATTTTTGCTAATAGGTTTATGGGTTATCAAGTTTGCACTAAAAATTATGGAAAAGAATATTCAGGGCAAATTTGATAGAACTTTAACTAGCTTTTTGCTTTCCATGAGCAGGGCTATTTTACTAATTCTATTATTTCTTTCAATAGCTTCTACTCTTGGATTTGAAGTTACTTCCTTTATAGCAATACTTGGTGCTGCAGGTTTTGCAGTTGGTTTTGCTTTACAGGGCAGCCTTTCAAATTTCGCTGGTGGAGTACTTCTCTTGATTTTCAGACCCTTTACTGCAGGTGATATGATAGAAGTTGCAGGTTATAAAGGTAAGGTTCAGGAGATTGAGCTGCTTTATACAATAATTACTTCTCCAGATAACAAGAAAATATATGTTCCAAATTCAAATATATCCACTAACAGTATCACTAATTTTAGTGCTTTAGATAAAAGAAGAGTTGACTTGAGTTTTGGTGTTGGTTATGATGACGATATAAATGAAGTTAAAGAAGTAATCAAAAAAGTAGTATCAGAGCATGAACTGATTCTTAAAGAACCCGCTCCTATAATTAGACTGGGAGAACATGCTGGGAGTTCATTAAACTTTGATGTTAAAGTATGGGTTTCACCTACTGATTATTGGAATGTATATTATGATCTTCATGAAGAACTTAAATATGCATTTGATGAAGCTGGATTTAATATTCCTTATCCACAAATCGATGTTCATTTTGATGAAGGAGTTAAGATGTGA
- a CDS encoding HU family DNA-binding protein, with amino-acid sequence MTKNELIDAVAENTGITKKDTGEVINNMIDTIMNHLRAEAKKPEDDRDNVQLIGFGTFEVRDRSARKGRNPQTNEEIQIPARKVPVFRSGKSFKETVDI; translated from the coding sequence GTGACTAAAAATGAACTTATTGATGCCGTTGCAGAAAATACAGGTATCACTAAAAAAGATACTGGAGAAGTAATTAATAACATGATTGATACCATTATGAACCACCTCAGAGCAGAAGCTAAAAAACCTGAAGATGATCGTGATAATGTACAATTAATTGGCTTTGGTACTTTTGAAGTAAGAGATAGAAGTGCTAGAAAAGGCCGGAATCCTCAAACTAATGAGGAAATACAGATACCAGCTCGTAAGGTACCTGTGTTTAGAAGCGGTAAATCTTTTAAAGAAACCGTAGATATCTAA
- a CDS encoding deoxyribodipyrimidine photo-lyase, whose product MKLNESRIKKINEADLNKANYVVYWMQSAQRISYNHALSYAAERANKLNQPLFIFFLIDKDFPEAEYGHYEFMFAGLKELKNRFEEKDINFFIFNYEDDAIFEQIAAKASLFVSEKSYLKNLKKWKAKTANLIKIPFYTVETNVICPVEEVSEKEEYAAYTIRKKINKIREQYLSDYNEIQPENKTVLKLPEEINKYLIEDLDQYLAEMTFEDKISYKNFFKGGYQAAEQKLNEFLTNKIADYGEKRNIPYFDYQSDLSPYLHFGQISAQEIALRALENSKEAEEFLEELIVRRELSFNFVYYNQNYDGSLKDVLPDWAAKSLKKHAADKRDYNYSYEQLKNAETHDQYWNAAQTEMKITGKMHNYMRMYWGKKILEWVSEPEKAYQYALKLNNKYSLDGRDPNSYAGVAWCFGKHDRAWKERNIFGKIRYMNSNGLERKFDMQKYLAKINKLEHLEL is encoded by the coding sequence GTGAAGTTAAATGAAAGCAGAATAAAGAAAATTAATGAGGCTGATTTAAATAAAGCAAACTATGTAGTGTACTGGATGCAGTCAGCTCAAAGGATAAGTTATAATCATGCTTTGAGCTATGCTGCTGAAAGGGCAAACAAACTAAATCAGCCTCTATTTATTTTCTTTTTAATCGATAAAGATTTTCCTGAAGCTGAATATGGACACTATGAATTTATGTTTGCTGGTTTAAAAGAGTTAAAAAACAGATTTGAAGAAAAAGATATTAATTTTTTTATTTTTAATTATGAAGATGATGCTATTTTTGAACAAATTGCTGCTAAAGCAAGTTTATTTGTCAGTGAAAAATCATATTTAAAGAATTTAAAAAAATGGAAAGCCAAAACTGCTAATTTGATTAAAATACCTTTTTATACTGTTGAGACTAATGTAATCTGTCCGGTTGAAGAAGTTTCTGAAAAGGAAGAATATGCTGCCTATACAATAAGAAAAAAGATAAACAAAATTAGAGAGCAATATTTAAGTGATTATAATGAAATCCAACCTGAAAATAAGACAGTGCTAAAATTACCTGAAGAAATAAATAAATATCTAATTGAAGATCTAGATCAATACCTAGCTGAAATGACTTTTGAAGATAAAATTTCCTATAAAAATTTCTTCAAAGGTGGATATCAGGCTGCAGAACAGAAACTAAATGAATTTTTAACCAATAAAATTGCAGATTATGGAGAAAAAAGAAATATCCCTTATTTTGATTATCAGTCTGATCTCAGTCCTTATCTTCATTTTGGACAGATTTCAGCTCAAGAAATTGCATTAAGAGCTCTTGAAAATTCAAAAGAGGCTGAAGAATTTTTAGAAGAGTTGATAGTGAGACGAGAACTAAGTTTCAATTTTGTGTACTATAATCAAAATTATGATGGTAGTCTTAAAGATGTTTTACCTGATTGGGCAGCTAAGAGTCTAAAAAAGCACGCTGCTGACAAAAGAGATTATAATTACAGTTATGAACAGTTGAAAAATGCTGAAACACATGATCAATACTGGAATGCTGCTCAAACAGAAATGAAAATAACAGGGAAAATGCATAATTATATGAGAATGTACTGGGGCAAGAAAATATTGGAGTGGGTTTCTGAACCAGAAAAAGCCTATCAATATGCTTTAAAACTTAATAACAAATATTCTCTTGATGGAAGAGACCCAAATAGCTATGCAGGTGTTGCCTGGTGTTTTGGTAAACATGATCGCGCCTGGAAGGAAAGAAATATTTTTGGTAAGATCAGATATATGAATTCAAATGGTCTAGAAAGAAAATTTGATATGCAAAAATATCTAGCTAAAATTAATAAACTGGAACATTTAGAGCTATAG
- a CDS encoding CDP-alcohol phosphatidyltransferase family protein, producing MNSPGVMNLFTIPNIITMMRIVLLPIYLYLFVQGNYYLAAGLFSLSALSDFVDGYIAKKFNMHSKFGKLLDPLADKLTIISVLLLLIRLNLIPRVVSLIILGRELFIFFSGIITYFFGLNFIDPTLLGKASVFLLYTAIAVRLIGINFFGNWLFYLVIPINIISAVDYFIKAYRKVFA from the coding sequence ATGAATAGCCCTGGAGTGATGAATTTGTTTACAATTCCTAATATCATAACAATGATGAGAATAGTATTACTCCCGATTTATTTATATTTATTTGTGCAGGGGAACTATTATTTAGCTGCAGGGCTTTTTTCGCTTTCGGCTTTGAGTGATTTTGTAGATGGCTATATTGCAAAGAAGTTTAATATGCATTCAAAGTTTGGTAAACTTTTAGATCCTCTAGCAGATAAACTAACTATTATAAGTGTTTTATTATTATTAATCAGATTAAATTTAATACCACGGGTTGTTTCCTTAATTATATTGGGGAGAGAACTTTTTATATTCTTTTCTGGAATTATAACCTATTTCTTTGGTTTAAATTTTATAGATCCAACTTTACTTGGTAAAGCATCGGTCTTTTTATTATATACTGCTATTGCAGTTAGATTAATCGGTATCAATTTTTTTGGAAATTGGCTATTCTATCTTGTAATCCCGATCAATATTATTTCTGCGGTAGATTATTTTATTAAAGCTTATCGAAAAGTATTTGCCTAA
- a CDS encoding NAD(P)H-dependent glycerol-3-phosphate dehydrogenase: protein MKSKITVIGGGSWGTSLANILAENGHLTRIYARDKSVVDSINEKNINHKYFPEIKLHEDLKAVNDFKKAVSEAEVIVISVPTHAAEKVCSELKKYTAEKTLIVSTAKGIEEENFKVNSEIIKDAGFKNVVVLSGPTHAEEVIKKLPTAIVSASRNKENAEKVQDLFMSPYFRVYTNPDLIGVELGGAVKNVIALASGICDGLDFGDNTRAALITRALMEMGRFVDYHGGKKMTLAGLSGMGDLVVTCTSMHSRNRRFGIEIGKGKSIAEAKDRVKQVVEGVKTTRAIYKWLEKENLELEMPITYQVYNVLFNDKDPYQAVDQLMLRSKKHEMEAVVDKSLWNI, encoded by the coding sequence ATGAAAAGCAAAATTACGGTAATTGGTGGAGGAAGTTGGGGTACATCTCTAGCAAATATTCTGGCCGAAAATGGTCACTTAACCAGGATTTATGCAAGAGATAAAAGTGTAGTAGATTCAATTAACGAGAAAAATATTAACCACAAATATTTTCCAGAGATCAAGCTACATGAAGACTTAAAAGCAGTCAATGATTTCAAAAAAGCTGTTTCAGAGGCTGAAGTAATAGTTATTTCTGTTCCAACTCATGCAGCCGAAAAGGTCTGCAGTGAATTGAAAAAATATACTGCTGAGAAAACTTTAATAGTTTCTACAGCCAAAGGAATAGAAGAAGAGAATTTTAAAGTTAATTCAGAAATTATTAAAGATGCTGGATTTAAAAATGTAGTTGTTTTATCAGGACCAACCCATGCTGAAGAAGTTATCAAAAAACTACCAACTGCAATAGTATCTGCTTCAAGGAATAAAGAAAATGCTGAAAAGGTTCAAGACCTTTTTATGTCTCCTTACTTTAGAGTATATACTAATCCCGATTTAATTGGGGTAGAACTTGGTGGAGCTGTAAAAAATGTTATTGCTTTAGCAAGTGGAATATGTGATGGTTTAGACTTTGGTGATAATACCAGGGCAGCCTTAATAACAAGAGCTTTAATGGAAATGGGGCGTTTTGTAGACTATCATGGTGGTAAAAAAATGACTTTAGCTGGATTATCCGGAATGGGAGACCTGGTTGTCACCTGTACAAGTATGCACAGTCGTAATCGCCGGTTTGGGATAGAGATCGGTAAAGGCAAGAGTATAGCAGAAGCAAAAGACAGGGTTAAACAGGTTGTAGAAGGTGTAAAAACAACCCGAGCTATTTATAAATGGCTTGAAAAAGAGAATTTAGAGCTTGAAATGCCCATTACATATCAGGTATATAATGTTTTATTTAATGATAAAGATCCATATCAGGCAGTAGATCAATTGATGTTAAGGTCTAAAAAACATGAAATGGAAGCAGTAGTAGATAAATCTCTTTGGAATATATAG
- the der gene encoding ribosome biogenesis GTPase Der produces MAKATVAIVGRPNVGKSTLFNRLVGGRRAIVEGEPNVTRDRIYGEAEWLDRTFNVIDTGGIVPRDSDEIKNKIKYQAELAMEEADVILFVVDSRTGMTGIDQEIAQLLYRTNKEVLLVVNKVEDFSNQQEISWEFYSLGFGDPILISAEHGKNTGELLEKISAELPEYEEDEDKREAINIAVIGKPNVGKSSLINHLVGENRVIVSDMPGTTRDAVDTLIEWKDIKFNFIDTAGLRRKSRVKESIEYYSNLRALKSVDRSDAVLMMIDATKGVSDQDKKIAGYAHDEGKAMVIAINKWDLMKKDSKTMKRYTDEVYYELKFLNYVPITYISALTGERIDEMLSLLEYVVDQSNLRIKTGVLNEVISEAVQLREPPSRKGKRLKLYYGSQVGVKPPTFVFFVNDPNLMHFAYQRYLENVLREAFGYVGNPLNFKLKQRK; encoded by the coding sequence ATGGCTAAAGCAACAGTAGCAATAGTTGGTAGACCAAATGTTGGTAAATCAACCCTTTTTAATAGATTGGTCGGTGGCAGACGTGCCATAGTAGAAGGTGAGCCAAATGTTACCCGCGATAGAATCTATGGAGAAGCAGAATGGCTTGATAGAACTTTTAATGTTATAGATACTGGTGGTATCGTACCACGTGATTCTGATGAGATAAAAAACAAAATAAAATATCAGGCTGAATTGGCCATGGAGGAAGCAGATGTAATTTTATTTGTGGTAGATTCGCGAACCGGTATGACAGGAATAGATCAGGAGATTGCCCAGCTTTTATACAGGACCAATAAAGAAGTATTATTAGTTGTAAATAAAGTTGAAGATTTTTCTAATCAGCAGGAAATCAGTTGGGAATTTTATTCTCTGGGTTTTGGTGATCCTATATTGATTTCTGCAGAGCATGGGAAAAACACCGGGGAACTTTTAGAAAAAATATCAGCTGAACTTCCGGAATATGAAGAAGATGAAGATAAAAGAGAAGCAATAAATATCGCTGTAATAGGCAAACCAAATGTTGGTAAATCAAGCTTGATAAACCATCTTGTAGGTGAAAACAGGGTAATAGTTAGTGATATGCCTGGAACTACTAGAGATGCAGTGGATACATTAATAGAATGGAAAGATATCAAGTTTAATTTTATTGATACAGCTGGTTTGAGACGCAAATCAAGGGTTAAAGAATCTATAGAGTATTACAGTAATTTAAGAGCTTTAAAATCTGTAGATAGATCTGATGCAGTATTAATGATGATTGACGCAACAAAAGGTGTATCAGATCAGGATAAAAAAATTGCTGGTTATGCGCATGATGAAGGTAAGGCAATGGTTATTGCAATTAATAAATGGGATTTGATGAAAAAAGATTCAAAAACGATGAAAAGATATACTGATGAAGTTTATTATGAACTTAAGTTTTTAAATTATGTTCCAATAACCTATATATCTGCTTTAACAGGTGAAAGAATTGATGAGATGCTTTCCTTACTCGAATATGTTGTAGATCAGAGTAATTTAAGGATCAAAACAGGAGTCTTAAATGAGGTAATTTCTGAAGCAGTTCAACTTCGTGAACCACCGAGCAGAAAAGGAAAAAGGCTTAAATTATATTATGGTAGTCAGGTTGGGGTCAAACCACCTACCTTTGTCTTTTTTGTTAATGATCCTAACTTAATGCATTTTGCTTATCAAAGATATTTAGAAAATGTTCTCAGAGAAGCTTTCGGATATGTTGGTAATCCATTGAACTTTAAATTAAAACAGCGCAAATAA
- the plsY gene encoding glycerol-3-phosphate 1-O-acyltransferase PlsY, giving the protein MRIVLAILISYLIGSIPSGLLLTKSVLKKDVRNYGSGNIGATNVARVMGLKAGVLVAVFDILKGFLGVLVGQAIIGDVASIFVLLVAMAAIAGHDWSIFLGFTGGKGVATTFGVILRLYPLAFLVYALIWLFLVIKTRYVSLGSIIGSLSLPFVIYFSGFEGPHIIFGALLSLFVIFTHRANINRLMNGEENRMDPDKLGQSG; this is encoded by the coding sequence ATGAGAATTGTACTCGCTATCTTAATAAGTTATTTAATTGGTTCGATACCGAGCGGATTACTTTTAACTAAATCAGTTTTAAAAAAAGATGTTCGTAATTACGGTAGTGGTAATATTGGGGCAACAAATGTAGCTAGAGTTATGGGCTTAAAAGCAGGGGTATTAGTAGCAGTGTTTGATATTCTAAAAGGTTTTTTAGGAGTTTTAGTTGGGCAGGCAATTATTGGTGATGTAGCCTCTATTTTTGTTTTACTTGTTGCGATGGCAGCTATTGCAGGTCATGACTGGTCAATATTTTTAGGTTTTACCGGTGGAAAAGGTGTAGCTACAACCTTTGGAGTTATTTTAAGACTTTATCCACTCGCCTTTCTTGTTTATGCTTTAATCTGGTTATTTTTAGTTATTAAAACTAGATATGTTTCTCTTGGTTCTATAATTGGTTCATTATCACTTCCTTTTGTGATCTATTTTAGTGGATTTGAGGGTCCTCATATCATATTTGGAGCTCTTTTATCGTTATTTGTAATCTTTACCCATCGGGCAAATATAAATAGATTAATGAATGGGGAAGAAAATAGAATGGATCCCGATAAATTGGGGCAAAGCGGCTAG
- a CDS encoding amidohydrolase produces MGILIKNILEIYSGVEPEPLKNQYLIIEDDKIKEISAMDSCPTKKDFSEVIDAEGKILLPGLINTHTHTAMTLMRGYADDMPLQKWLQTKIWPFEAKLKGDDIYWGTALGVLEMLKGGTTAFADMYFAMDRAAEVVDKSGIRAVLAEGLIEANDGDTGLKNSLDFALEYNNSAEGRITTMLAPHAPYTCSRSYLEKITKLAADNNLAVHIHLSETKKEVNDFMSDHSLSPIKFLAEFDFFKNHILAAHVVHPEPGDLEILKKNRVNIAHNPISNAKLGSGIAPIADYLAADINVSIGTDGVSSNNNLDLITEARMAAYLQKVNNYDPSLIDTQQLLEMLTINGAKTLNLAQIGMIKEGKKADLILVDTQNNTFSYPHHNNLSNLFYAADSRIIDTVIINGKIIVYGGEIKTLDQEKIYYQAEKSAKRIADNLK; encoded by the coding sequence GTGGGTATATTAATAAAAAATATTTTAGAAATTTATTCTGGGGTTGAGCCTGAACCGTTAAAAAATCAATATCTGATAATTGAAGATGATAAAATAAAAGAAATTTCTGCTATGGATTCCTGCCCAACTAAAAAAGATTTTTCGGAAGTTATAGATGCTGAAGGCAAAATTTTGTTACCCGGGCTGATCAATACCCACACTCATACCGCGATGACTTTAATGAGAGGGTATGCAGATGATATGCCACTCCAAAAATGGTTGCAAACCAAAATCTGGCCTTTTGAAGCTAAATTAAAGGGTGATGATATTTACTGGGGTACAGCTTTAGGTGTGCTTGAAATGTTAAAAGGTGGTACAACTGCTTTTGCAGATATGTATTTTGCTATGGATAGAGCAGCAGAAGTAGTAGATAAGAGCGGGATCAGGGCAGTACTTGCCGAAGGTTTGATAGAAGCAAATGACGGAGATACAGGTTTAAAGAATTCGCTTGACTTTGCTCTAGAATATAACAATTCTGCAGAAGGAAGAATCACTACCATGCTTGCACCTCATGCTCCTTATACCTGTTCTAGGAGTTATTTAGAAAAAATAACCAAGCTGGCAGCAGATAATAATTTAGCGGTTCATATTCATTTATCTGAAACTAAAAAAGAAGTAAATGATTTTATGAGTGACCATTCACTTTCTCCAATCAAATTTCTAGCTGAATTTGATTTTTTTAAAAATCATATTTTAGCTGCTCATGTGGTTCATCCTGAGCCAGGAGACCTAGAAATTCTCAAAAAAAATAGGGTCAATATTGCTCACAACCCGATAAGCAATGCAAAACTCGGGAGTGGAATTGCTCCGATCGCAGATTATCTGGCAGCTGATATTAATGTAAGTATCGGTACTGATGGAGTATCAAGCAATAACAATCTTGATCTGATAACAGAGGCTAGAATGGCAGCTTATTTACAAAAGGTAAATAATTATGATCCCAGTTTAATTGACACTCAGCAGCTTTTGGAAATGCTGACCATAAATGGTGCTAAAACACTCAATCTTGCTCAGATAGGAATGATAAAAGAAGGGAAAAAAGCTGATTTGATTTTAGTGGATACGCAAAACAATACTTTTTCTTATCCACATCACAACAATCTTTCTAATTTATTTTATGCTGCAGACAGCAGAATTATAGATACGGTAATTATTAATGGGAAAATTATAGTTTATGGTGGAGAAATAAAAACATTAGATCAGGAGAAAATTTATTATCAGGCAGAAAAAAGTGCAAAAAGAATTGCTGACAATTTAAAGTAA
- a CDS encoding DUF512 domain-containing protein: MVKIEKIIEDSTASKAGLKASDKIITINGQKINDYIDYLYQISEAVIDLKVKRADNTIQEFQLQRKIDEELGIEFKEIIFDGLKQCKNNCVFCFVKQQPPNMRDSLMQKDDDYRFSFLQGSFITLSNLKKSELQRIIDKRLSPLNISVHTTNPELRVKMMKNKRAAEINELLYLLKEKGIEFHTQIVLCPDYNDGQELNRTLKDLLDLYPALLSIGVVPVGITKFREGLAELRSLTEKEMNEALLQIKKWQKKSLARFGKNIIYAADEFYLKTNNKLPDYQEYADFPQLENGIGLTALFRNSFKKLSYPDVLSKKLKIAVITAELGVKAVKPIIEELNNIKNLEIDLLKIKNDFFGESVTVTGLLTAVDIEKRIKKIDKDQYQKIIIPDVVLNDENKFLDGSHCEEFKEKLKDYTIEFVGNLTELVEVIENG, encoded by the coding sequence ATGGTTAAAATTGAAAAGATAATTGAAGACTCAACAGCTTCTAAAGCTGGTTTAAAAGCAAGTGATAAAATTATTACTATTAATGGTCAAAAAATAAATGATTATATAGATTATTTATATCAAATTTCTGAAGCAGTAATTGATTTGAAGGTAAAAAGAGCTGATAATACTATTCAGGAATTTCAGCTGCAGAGAAAAATTGATGAAGAATTGGGCATTGAGTTTAAGGAGATTATTTTTGACGGTTTAAAACAGTGTAAAAATAATTGTGTTTTTTGTTTTGTAAAACAACAGCCACCAAATATGAGAGACAGTTTGATGCAGAAAGACGATGATTATCGTTTTTCATTTCTTCAGGGCAGCTTTATTACTTTAAGTAATTTAAAAAAATCTGAGCTGCAAAGAATTATCGATAAAAGGCTGAGTCCATTAAATATCTCTGTTCATACTACTAATCCAGAGCTAAGAGTTAAAATGATGAAAAACAAACGGGCAGCAGAGATTAATGAGCTCCTTTATCTGTTAAAAGAGAAGGGAATAGAGTTTCATACTCAGATTGTTTTATGTCCTGATTATAATGATGGTCAGGAATTAAATAGAACATTAAAAGATCTTTTAGACTTATATCCAGCTCTGCTTTCAATTGGAGTTGTTCCGGTTGGGATAACAAAATTCAGGGAAGGATTAGCTGAACTTAGATCTTTAACTGAAAAAGAAATGAATGAAGCTCTTTTACAGATAAAAAAATGGCAGAAAAAATCTCTTGCTAGATTTGGTAAAAATATTATCTATGCAGCAGATGAGTTTTATTTAAAAACAAATAATAAATTACCTGATTATCAAGAATACGCAGATTTCCCCCAATTAGAAAATGGAATAGGCTTAACAGCTTTATTTAGAAATAGTTTTAAAAAGCTTAGTTATCCAGATGTGCTCTCTAAAAAGCTCAAAATAGCTGTAATAACTGCAGAATTGGGTGTTAAAGCAGTTAAACCTATAATTGAAGAATTAAATAATATTAAAAATTTAGAGATAGATCTTCTAAAAATAAAAAATGATTTTTTTGGGGAAAGTGTTACAGTTACAGGCTTATTAACTGCAGTAGATATCGAAAAAAGAATCAAAAAAATTGATAAAGATCAATATCAAAAAATAATTATTCCAGATGTAGTATTAAATGACGAGAATAAATTTTTAGATGGTTCTCACTGTGAGGAATTTAAAGAGAAATTAAAAGATTATACGATAGAGTTTGTTGGAAATCTAACAGAATTAGTGGAGGTGATAGAAAATGGCTAA